One Thermoanaerobaculia bacterium genomic window carries:
- a CDS encoding sigma-70 family RNA polymerase sigma factor translates to GDETAWSALVDRYGRRVYGIAYHFTLRKEDAEELSQEVFLKVFENLHRFDGQYAFGAWIVSLARNLCIDQYRRRKREKSFVHVSDDSVMPLLPASDDPARNALQKERTKLLFEAIAELPEELSEILILRDLDGLAYDEIAAALELPDGTVKSRLFRARAETAKIIRRKTETRNRPGNWNPGALALAMAAVAS, encoded by the coding sequence AGGGGACGAAACGGCCTGGAGCGCTCTCGTCGACCGGTACGGTCGCCGGGTGTACGGGATCGCCTACCACTTCACCCTCCGCAAGGAGGACGCCGAGGAGCTCTCCCAGGAAGTCTTCCTGAAGGTCTTCGAGAACCTGCACCGGTTCGACGGCCAGTACGCCTTCGGCGCGTGGATCGTGTCGCTCGCGCGGAACCTCTGCATCGACCAGTACCGCCGCCGGAAGCGGGAGAAATCGTTCGTGCACGTCTCCGACGACTCCGTGATGCCTCTCCTCCCCGCCAGCGACGACCCGGCGCGGAACGCTCTCCAGAAGGAGCGCACGAAGCTCCTCTTCGAGGCGATCGCCGAGCTCCCCGAGGAGCTCTCGGAGATCCTGATCCTCCGCGACCTCGACGGTCTCGCCTACGACGAGATCGCCGCGGCGCTGGAGCTCCCCGACGGGACCGTCAAGTCGCGGCTCTTCCGCGCCCGCGCGGAGACGGCGAAGATCATCCGGCGCAAAACGGAGACCCGGAACCGCCCGGGGAACTGGAATCCGGGCGCCCTCGCCCTGGCGATGGCCGCGGTGGCGTCATGA